In Humulus lupulus chromosome 7, drHumLupu1.1, whole genome shotgun sequence, the following are encoded in one genomic region:
- the LOC133788381 gene encoding uncharacterized protein LOC133788381 isoform X3, with the protein MSTPNIFDMYQAEEEEEIPQLQRRSKKRTGETSQGPSAKKNRPEDLTQGTPTGRSPAPTGRTPTPPPAPSEQQNTPARSNPSPAPAREQLSREEAHGARLVSRAILSAKDRIERIGKGERIGTAMIQAEELPVDQILNRALNEISSALLSAITARTRAQAYYEQIEAKVLEKHQVKAAEELSAAEAKHAKELETVVRERDAAVTKLSAVEAVKDAAVKLREEYRSYNKTHLREIKHLEGVVKSKDETIATLEGKVQRLELDNSKNLEKYKRTTLRCFYNFWKHNQGADFSYLSEEVRAAELARCAAQLADEEARAATPATPSVVGLEEETIEEVTDQVVAQDPPAPHAS; encoded by the exons atgtcgactcccaatatttttgacatgtaccaggccgaagaggaagaggaaatccctcaacttcaacggaggtcaaagaagcggactggtgaaaccagtcaaggTCCTTCAGCTAAGAAGAATCGACCAGAGGACCTTACTCAGGGTACACCAACTGGGcgaagtcctgcgccaactgggcgaactcccactcctcctccagctccttctgaacagcaaaataCTCCTGCTCGATCCAACCCttcacctgcgcctgctagggagcagctttctcgcgaagaggcccatggggccaggctcgtgagccgtgCCATCCTATCCGCCAAGGACCGAATTGAACGCATAGGCAAAGGTGAGCGTATTGGgaccgccatgatccaagctgaagagctaccagtcgaccagatcctgaacagggctctgaacgagatctccagc gccttactttctgccattactgctcgtacccgagcccaggcctattatgagcagattgaggctaaagttcttgagaaacatcaggtgaaggcggccgaggaactttcggctgctgaggccaaacatgctaaggagttggagacggtggtccgagagagggatgcagcggtaaCCAAACTGTCCGCGGTTGAAGCTGTAAAAGACGCAGcagttaagctgagggaagagtaccggtcgtacaacaaaactcatcttcgcgaaatcaagcatctggagggggtagtcaagtctaaagACGAGACTATCGCCACTCTTGAGGGGAAGGTGCAGCGGCTGGAGCTTGataactccaagaatctggaaaagtacaaaaggacgacactccgatgtttctataacttctggaaacacaatcagggtgctgactttagttacctttcggaggaagtcagagctgcggagttggcccggtgcgctgctcaactggctgatgaggaggcaagagctgcgactcctgcaaccccaagcgttgttggtttggaagaagaaaccatcgaggaagtgactgatcaggttgttgcccaggaccctcctgccccccatgcttcttaa
- the LOC133788381 gene encoding uncharacterized protein LOC133788381 isoform X2: MGRALYYIPKAFTTAASKSEKIGYVDSENENAALEPKVAKETIDFKDIKRIDHIVASLQRKLAPAPPPLFPKEMSTPNIFDMYQAEEEEEIPQLQRRSKKRTGETSQGPSAKKNRPEDLTQGTPTGRSPAPTGRTPTPPPAPSEQQNTPARSNPSPAPAREQLSREEAHGARLVSRAILSAKDRIERIGKGERIGTAMIQAEELPVDQILNRALNEISSALLSAITARTRAQAYYEQIEAKVLEKHQVKAAEELSAAEAKHAKELETVVRERDAAVTKLSAVEAVKDAAVKLREEYRSYNKTHLREIKHLEGVVKSKDETIATLEGKVQRLELDNSKNLEKYKRTTLRCFYNFWKHNQGADFSYLSEEVRAAELARCAAQLADEEARAATPATPSVVGLEEETIEEVTDQVVAQDPPAPHAS; this comes from the exons ATG GGGCGAGCTCTCTACTACATACCAAAGGCCTTTACAACTGCTGCCTCAAAGTCAGAGAAGATAGGATATG TTGATTCCGAAAATGAAAATGCAGCTTTGGAACCAAAGGTTGCCAAAGAGACAATTGATTTTAAGGACATAAAGCGAATTGATCATATTGTTGCATCTCTACAACGCAAG CTAGCGCCAGCCCCACCACCACTATTTCCAAAAG aaatgtcgactcccaatatttttgacatgtaccaggccgaagaggaagaggaaatccctcaacttcaacggaggtcaaagaagcggactggtgaaaccagtcaaggTCCTTCAGCTAAGAAGAATCGACCAGAGGACCTTACTCAGGGTACACCAACTGGGcgaagtcctgcgccaactgggcgaactcccactcctcctccagctccttctgaacagcaaaataCTCCTGCTCGATCCAACCCttcacctgcgcctgctagggagcagctttctcgcgaagaggcccatggggccaggctcgtgagccgtgCCATCCTATCCGCCAAGGACCGAATTGAACGCATAGGCAAAGGTGAGCGTATTGGgaccgccatgatccaagctgaagagctaccagtcgaccagatcctgaacagggctctgaacgagatctccagc gccttactttctgccattactgctcgtacccgagcccaggcctattatgagcagattgaggctaaagttcttgagaaacatcaggtgaaggcggccgaggaactttcggctgctgaggccaaacatgctaaggagttggagacggtggtccgagagagggatgcagcggtaaCCAAACTGTCCGCGGTTGAAGCTGTAAAAGACGCAGcagttaagctgagggaagagtaccggtcgtacaacaaaactcatcttcgcgaaatcaagcatctggagggggtagtcaagtctaaagACGAGACTATCGCCACTCTTGAGGGGAAGGTGCAGCGGCTGGAGCTTGataactccaagaatctggaaaagtacaaaaggacgacactccgatgtttctataacttctggaaacacaatcagggtgctgactttagttacctttcggaggaagtcagagctgcggagttggcccggtgcgctgctcaactggctgatgaggaggcaagagctgcgactcctgcaaccccaagcgttgttggtttggaagaagaaaccatcgaggaagtgactgatcaggttgttgcccaggaccctcctgccccccatgcttcttaa
- the LOC133788381 gene encoding uncharacterized protein LOC133788381 isoform X1 has product MPDLWGGERPIDDDLLAQLLEGEDQPADRVYQIPFSRTSSRPHPSPPMARSKSSGKKRPESESNPFSPAQPDSQAGAPSTSGRENLVPDPNIQTRARPRHRNPPDVEWYTPPASSMTPWMVANCFRKYPLTGVTITRPTADLSAWSRYHIEAGSYLPLHSFFVGVANYFGVAPFQITPNGYRMLAALYVFYKLNKWPEPSPHEVNYLFDLKSNPQHNGTGFFHFCHQETGRTFLSGTTHISNVGHYNKEYFFTPDIASSNLAFARGGINLFVLVDILSRSISFHHLSNLICFLGPWLRPTPTSDMVSRSNTLAKMSAAAKCVKTLTLEKNLRSSGLLAPRHENRGSVADEPTAEGVPEQHPPVPSPRRRPTGVTIREPTGSPSAERPYAPQGKGKEKATDTVVDLEVSSDDNGNVISLLNDLPIPCHMFDGDGNFTYAPNLGPNFFVPENEYMINRVNSMATSSCSSEMSTPNIFDMYQAEEEEEIPQLQRRSKKRTGETSQGPSAKKNRPEDLTQGTPTGRSPAPTGRTPTPPPAPSEQQNTPARSNPSPAPAREQLSREEAHGARLVSRAILSAKDRIERIGKGERIGTAMIQAEELPVDQILNRALNEISSALLSAITARTRAQAYYEQIEAKVLEKHQVKAAEELSAAEAKHAKELETVVRERDAAVTKLSAVEAVKDAAVKLREEYRSYNKTHLREIKHLEGVVKSKDETIATLEGKVQRLELDNSKNLEKYKRTTLRCFYNFWKHNQGADFSYLSEEVRAAELARCAAQLADEEARAATPATPSVVGLEEETIEEVTDQVVAQDPPAPHAS; this is encoded by the exons atgccagatttgtggggaggtgagagacccatcgacgacgacctcctcgcccaactgctcgagggagaagatcaACCAGCTGACCGCGTCtaccagatacctttctcacgaaCTTCTTCCAGGCCGCacccttctcctccaatggctcgttcaaaatcttctggcaagaaaaggcccgagtctgaaagtaaccctttttctcctgcccagcctgattcgcaggcgggggctccctcgaccagtggtcgagagaatcttgttcctgaccctaatatccaaactagggctcgtcctcgccatcggaatccgcctgatgtcgagtggtatactcccccagccagttcgatgaccccttggatggtcgccaactgcttcagaaaataccccctaacgggggtaaccattacacgccCTACTGCGGACCTCAgtgcctggtcccggtatcatatTGAAGCGGGgtcttatctccctcttcattctttctttgtgggggtggccaattatttcggcgtcgctccctttcaaataactcctaatggatataggatgttggctgcactctatgtcttTTACAagcttaacaaatggccagaaccttcacctcatgaggttaactacctttttgacctcaagtccaatcctcaacacaacggaacaggcttttttcacttctgtcaccaggaaaccggccggacgtttttgagtggcaccacccatatatcgaacgtggggcattacaacaaggagtatttctttactccggatatagcCAGTagcaacttggccttcgcgagaggaggtataaaTTTATTTGTCTTGGTTGATATTTTATCACGGAGTATTTCCTTTCATCATCTCTCAAACTTGATCTGCTTTttaggcccttggttacgtccgaccccgacatcagacatggtgtcgaggtctaacaCCCTGGCCAAGATGTCTGCTGCAGCCAAATGTGTCAAAACTCTGACACtagaaaagaacttgaggtcttctggccttctggctcctcgccatgaaaatagagggtccgtagCGGACGAACctactgccgagggggttcccgagcagcatccTCCTGTGCCCTCCCCTAGGAGGAGGCCCACAggagttacaatcagggaacccacaggcagtccttctgcagaaaggccttatgctccccaaggcaaggggaaagaaaaggccacagatACTGTCGTTGACTTGGAGgtgtcttctgatgacaatggtaacgttatttcgcttttaaatgatTTGCCAATCCCTtgtcatatgtttgacggggatggtaactttacatatgcgcccaatctagggccaaacttcttcgtgccagaaaatgagtatatgattaatagagtcaatagtatggcgaccagtagttgtagctcgg aaatgtcgactcccaatatttttgacatgtaccaggccgaagaggaagaggaaatccctcaacttcaacggaggtcaaagaagcggactggtgaaaccagtcaaggTCCTTCAGCTAAGAAGAATCGACCAGAGGACCTTACTCAGGGTACACCAACTGGGcgaagtcctgcgccaactgggcgaactcccactcctcctccagctccttctgaacagcaaaataCTCCTGCTCGATCCAACCCttcacctgcgcctgctagggagcagctttctcgcgaagaggcccatggggccaggctcgtgagccgtgCCATCCTATCCGCCAAGGACCGAATTGAACGCATAGGCAAAGGTGAGCGTATTGGgaccgccatgatccaagctgaagagctaccagtcgaccagatcctgaacagggctctgaacgagatctccagc gccttactttctgccattactgctcgtacccgagcccaggcctattatgagcagattgaggctaaagttcttgagaaacatcaggtgaaggcggccgaggaactttcggctgctgaggccaaacatgctaaggagttggagacggtggtccgagagagggatgcagcggtaaCCAAACTGTCCGCGGTTGAAGCTGTAAAAGACGCAGcagttaagctgagggaagagtaccggtcgtacaacaaaactcatcttcgcgaaatcaagcatctggagggggtagtcaagtctaaagACGAGACTATCGCCACTCTTGAGGGGAAGGTGCAGCGGCTGGAGCTTGataactccaagaatctggaaaagtacaaaaggacgacactccgatgtttctataacttctggaaacacaatcagggtgctgactttagttacctttcggaggaagtcagagctgcggagttggcccggtgcgctgctcaactggctgatgaggaggcaagagctgcgactcctgcaaccccaagcgttgttggtttggaagaagaaaccatcgaggaagtgactgatcaggttgttgcccaggaccctcctgccccccatgcttcttaa